One region of Aeromicrobium sp. Sec7.5 genomic DNA includes:
- a CDS encoding DUF559 domain-containing protein, whose product MPPTLHGRPFTRREALSLGLTDGSLRGRRFVRLHEGVYRTAQTEPTVELRLQAAGLTLPGDAAVSHVTSLRLRGLAVGPLLPLHFATCHPHQHRDPDVVLHRYRRDFAVDVLRGFLVTSPARTFVDLGTQLDDRRLLRVGDWMVGTGLVDLDELHWFCLDSHLDGVRRARRVVKLVRERVASVRESDLRWWIHRGGLPEPEVNVDILDDHGRWLARGDLVYRRQKILVEYDGWQHERDAAQRQWDHIRREQLEAAGWRLIVVTSIDMANPRRVITRIRQALNSSD is encoded by the coding sequence GTGCCCCCGACACTCCACGGCCGGCCATTCACCCGCCGTGAGGCGCTGTCGCTCGGCCTGACCGACGGCTCACTGCGGGGCCGGCGATTCGTCCGACTTCATGAGGGCGTCTACCGCACGGCCCAGACCGAGCCGACAGTCGAGCTGCGGCTACAGGCCGCCGGACTCACGCTTCCGGGCGATGCGGCCGTCAGCCACGTCACCAGTCTTCGGCTTCGTGGCCTCGCCGTCGGGCCGCTACTCCCCCTGCACTTCGCGACCTGTCACCCCCATCAGCACCGAGACCCAGACGTCGTCCTGCATCGTTACCGCCGCGACTTCGCCGTTGACGTGCTGCGCGGGTTCCTCGTCACTTCGCCAGCGAGGACCTTCGTCGACCTCGGCACCCAGCTCGACGACCGGCGCCTGCTGCGAGTGGGCGACTGGATGGTCGGGACGGGTTTGGTCGACCTCGACGAGCTCCACTGGTTCTGCCTCGACTCACACCTCGATGGCGTCCGTCGTGCCCGGCGCGTGGTGAAGCTGGTGCGGGAGCGGGTGGCATCGGTGCGGGAGTCCGACCTGCGCTGGTGGATCCACCGGGGCGGCCTCCCCGAGCCGGAGGTGAACGTCGACATCCTCGATGATCACGGTCGGTGGCTCGCCCGGGGCGATCTCGTCTACCGGCGCCAGAAGATACTCGTGGAGTACGACGGCTGGCAGCACGAACGAGACGCCGCGCAGCGGCAGTGGGACCACATCAGGCGCGAGCAGCTCGAGGCCGCGGGATGGCGACTCATCGTCGTCACCAGCATTGACATGGCCAACCCTCGCCGGGTGATCACCCGGATCCGTCAGGCGCTCAACTCCTCGGACTGA
- a CDS encoding GTPase: protein MTQLSDGPAPVYRDDVGEIGRKVDGLVAAADAAHGRLPQSVLAAADQLSGRAVERLRLSGEHTIVALAGATGSGKSSLFNALTDLDLAGVGLRRPTTSWALACAWGPDGAQGLLEWMGIPPRHQVSRMSMLDRSSEDTKLDGLVLLDLPDHDSTEVSHHVEMDRLVQYADLIVWVLDPQKYADAAIHDRYLRPMASYNDVSLVVLNQIDRIPYEQRGRAVEDVRRIVAAGGMTDVPVIGVSATRGDGVDDLRRELATRIRARASAKDRLGADIRAAAEQIAAVGGRSNVPGVTEADRDELDRALFDAVGGGQLASAVGASSRRRAVRLTGWPLTRWIGGLRKDPLSELGLEVDERELERSSLPDSIRPQRSAVETSVRVFVEKASVGLERPWRDAVRVASDAAAEGSQVADAVEGAVASTRIDLRGAAWLHLLNALQWLLLATTAGGLGLWLLGLLGMGIPDGPDVSGFGPADGHPLSLVLGVAALVASGVIALGTRLASRFVARSQAARVERELRTAIGQVSAELVVSPVEAELQAYERYRAGVVAALG from the coding sequence ATGACCCAGCTGAGCGACGGACCCGCGCCGGTGTACCGCGACGACGTCGGGGAGATCGGCCGCAAGGTCGACGGACTCGTGGCCGCGGCCGACGCGGCTCACGGTCGGCTGCCGCAGTCCGTGCTCGCCGCGGCCGACCAGCTCTCCGGCCGTGCGGTCGAGCGCCTGCGCCTGTCGGGCGAGCACACGATCGTGGCCCTCGCCGGCGCCACCGGCTCCGGCAAGTCGTCGCTGTTCAACGCCTTGACCGACCTCGACCTCGCCGGTGTCGGCCTGCGGCGACCCACCACCTCGTGGGCGCTGGCCTGCGCGTGGGGTCCCGACGGCGCCCAGGGCCTGCTGGAGTGGATGGGCATCCCGCCGCGTCACCAGGTCTCCCGCATGAGCATGCTCGATCGCTCGTCGGAGGACACCAAGCTCGACGGCCTCGTGCTGCTCGACCTCCCCGACCACGACTCCACCGAGGTCTCGCACCACGTCGAGATGGATCGCCTGGTCCAGTACGCCGACCTCATCGTGTGGGTGCTCGATCCGCAGAAGTACGCCGACGCCGCGATCCACGACCGGTACCTGCGGCCCATGGCGTCGTACAACGACGTCTCGCTCGTCGTGCTGAACCAGATCGACCGGATCCCCTACGAGCAGCGCGGTCGTGCCGTCGAGGACGTCCGCCGCATCGTGGCTGCCGGCGGCATGACCGACGTCCCGGTCATCGGCGTCTCGGCGACCCGCGGCGACGGGGTCGACGACCTGCGCCGTGAGCTCGCCACCCGCATCCGGGCGCGTGCCTCGGCCAAGGACCGCCTGGGTGCCGATATCCGGGCTGCCGCCGAGCAGATCGCGGCCGTGGGCGGGCGGAGCAACGTCCCGGGCGTCACGGAGGCCGATCGCGACGAGCTCGACCGCGCCCTGTTCGACGCGGTCGGCGGTGGGCAGCTGGCGTCCGCGGTGGGTGCCTCGAGCCGCCGCCGGGCCGTTCGCCTCACGGGTTGGCCCCTGACCCGGTGGATCGGCGGGCTGCGCAAGGACCCGCTCAGCGAGCTCGGCCTCGAGGTCGACGAGCGTGAGCTCGAGCGGTCGAGCCTGCCCGACTCGATCCGGCCCCAGCGGTCGGCGGTCGAGACCTCCGTCCGCGTCTTCGTCGAGAAGGCGTCCGTGGGTCTCGAGCGTCCCTGGCGCGACGCGGTGCGTGTCGCCTCCGACGCCGCGGCCGAGGGATCGCAGGTGGCCGACGCGGTCGAGGGGGCCGTGGCCTCCACCCGCATCGACCTGCGCGGAGCCGCGTGGCTGCACCTGCTCAACGCGCTGCAGTGGCTCCTGCTCGCCACGACCGCCGGCGGGCTCGGGCTGTGGCTGCTCGGGCTGCTCGGCATGGGCATCCCCGACGGGCCCGACGTGTCCGGCTTCGGTCCGGCTGACGGCCACCCGCTGTCGCTCGTGCTGGGGGTCGCGGCGCTCGTCGCCAGCGGGGTGATCGCCCTCGGCACGCGTCTGGCGTCCCGCTTCGTGGCGCGGAGCCAGGCGGCCCGCGTGGAGCGTGAGCTGCGCACCGCGATCGGCCAGGTCAGTGCGGAGCTCGTCGTCTCACCCGTCGAGGCCGAGCTCCAGGCGTACGAGCGCTACCGCGCCGGCGTCGTCGCGGCTCTGGGCTGA
- a CDS encoding GAP family protein, producing the protein MELTTLAVLVGLALVDSTSIGTLVIPLVWLLRPGPVAWRPLLVFLATVAAMYAAIGAVLLLVGQSVAPVLNGLGDVDAVRWVQLVLGAGLFAVAFSDTVMGRLAGGALRWRDRLRGDDGSDETGVGRSVVATAAVAVAVEVPTMLPYLAAIGILAATDVAVGVQLGLLGGYAVVMVGPALALAVVRGAAGRRVEAPLRRLDGWLTRQADEMTGWVFGIVGFLLAGDAAQALELFAT; encoded by the coding sequence GTGGAGCTGACGACGCTCGCGGTGCTGGTGGGGTTGGCCCTGGTCGACTCCACCAGCATCGGCACCCTCGTCATCCCGCTGGTCTGGCTGCTGCGGCCCGGGCCGGTCGCCTGGCGGCCCCTGCTGGTCTTCCTCGCGACCGTCGCGGCGATGTACGCGGCCATCGGCGCCGTGCTGCTCCTGGTCGGGCAGTCGGTCGCGCCGGTGCTCAACGGCCTGGGCGACGTCGATGCCGTGCGATGGGTCCAGCTCGTGCTCGGCGCGGGGCTGTTCGCCGTGGCGTTCAGCGACACCGTGATGGGCCGCCTCGCGGGCGGCGCGCTGCGCTGGCGTGACCGGCTCCGTGGCGACGACGGCAGTGACGAGACCGGTGTCGGACGCTCGGTGGTCGCCACGGCCGCCGTGGCCGTTGCCGTCGAGGTGCCGACGATGCTGCCGTACCTCGCCGCGATCGGGATCCTCGCCGCCACCGACGTCGCCGTTGGCGTCCAGCTGGGCCTGCTCGGCGGCTACGCAGTCGTGATGGTCGGGCCCGCGCTGGCGCTCGCCGTCGTGCGTGGTGCGGCGGGCCGTCGGGTCGAGGCACCGCTGCGCCGTCTGGACGGCTGGCTGACCCGCCAGGCCGACGAGATGACCGGCTGGGTCTTCGGCATCGTCGGCTTCCTGCTGGCGGGCGACGCGGCGCAGGCGCTGGAGCTGTTCGCCACCTGA
- the ettA gene encoding energy-dependent translational throttle protein EttA, whose product MADYVISLRNVRKAHGDKVVLDNVSLSFLHGAKIGVVGPNGMGKSSLLKLMAGLDHPNNGDLVRDPDATVGMLQQEPPLTEGTTVLENVEEAVAEIKAKMARLEAAYAEMAEPDADYDALGTETGELQNYLDAVGAWDIDSKLDQAMDALRCPPPEALVDNLSGGERRRVALCKLLLQQPDLLLLDEPTNHLDAESVQWLEGHLKNYPGAVLAVTHDRYFLDNVAEWIAEVDRGHIHGYEGNYSTYLETKKDRLKIEGQKDAKRSKMLEKELEWVRSNAKGRQAKSKARLARYEELAAEAEKDRKIDTSDINIPAGPRLGDVVLDAQDLTKSFDGRVLWDDISFTLPRAGIVGVVGPNGVGKTTLFRMITGSEEPDSGTLNVGQTVKISYADQNRDNIDPTKNVWEVVSEGLDFIKVANFEMNSRAYVASFGFKGPDQQKKAGVLSGGERNRLNLALTLKQGGNMLMLDEPTNDLDVETLSALEDALLDFPGCAVVTSHDRWFLDRIATHILAWEGTDENPANWFWFEGNFASYEENKIERLGAEAARPHRVTHRRLTRD is encoded by the coding sequence ATGGCTGACTACGTAATCTCGCTCCGCAACGTCCGCAAGGCCCACGGCGACAAGGTCGTCCTCGACAACGTGTCGCTCTCGTTCCTGCACGGGGCGAAGATCGGCGTCGTGGGCCCCAACGGCATGGGCAAGTCGTCGCTGCTGAAGCTGATGGCGGGCCTCGACCACCCGAACAACGGCGACCTCGTGCGCGATCCCGACGCGACCGTCGGCATGCTGCAGCAGGAGCCGCCGCTGACCGAGGGCACCACGGTGCTCGAGAACGTCGAGGAGGCCGTGGCCGAGATCAAGGCCAAGATGGCGCGCCTCGAGGCCGCGTACGCCGAGATGGCCGAGCCCGACGCCGACTACGACGCGCTCGGCACCGAGACCGGTGAGCTGCAGAACTACCTCGACGCCGTCGGTGCGTGGGACATCGACTCCAAGCTCGACCAGGCGATGGACGCCCTGCGCTGCCCGCCGCCGGAGGCGCTCGTCGACAACCTCTCCGGTGGTGAGCGCCGCCGCGTCGCGCTGTGCAAGCTCCTGCTCCAGCAGCCCGACCTCCTGCTGCTCGACGAGCCCACCAACCACCTGGACGCCGAGTCGGTGCAGTGGCTCGAGGGCCACCTCAAGAACTACCCGGGCGCCGTCCTGGCCGTGACCCACGACCGGTACTTCCTCGACAACGTCGCCGAGTGGATCGCCGAGGTCGACCGCGGCCACATCCACGGCTACGAGGGCAACTACTCGACCTATCTCGAGACCAAGAAGGACCGGCTCAAGATCGAGGGCCAGAAGGACGCCAAGCGCTCCAAGATGCTCGAGAAGGAGCTGGAGTGGGTCCGCTCCAACGCGAAGGGTCGTCAGGCCAAGAGCAAGGCGCGCCTGGCCCGCTACGAGGAGCTCGCGGCCGAGGCCGAGAAGGACCGCAAGATCGACACCTCGGACATCAACATCCCGGCCGGCCCGCGCCTGGGCGACGTCGTGCTCGACGCCCAGGACCTCACGAAGTCCTTCGACGGCCGCGTGCTGTGGGACGACATCAGCTTCACGCTGCCGCGGGCCGGCATCGTGGGCGTGGTGGGCCCCAACGGCGTCGGCAAGACCACGCTGTTCCGCATGATCACCGGCAGCGAGGAGCCCGACTCAGGGACGCTCAACGTCGGACAGACGGTCAAGATCAGCTACGCCGACCAGAACCGCGACAACATCGATCCGACCAAGAACGTGTGGGAGGTCGTGTCTGAGGGCCTGGACTTCATCAAGGTCGCCAACTTCGAGATGAACAGCCGCGCCTACGTCGCGTCGTTCGGCTTCAAGGGCCCGGACCAGCAGAAGAAGGCCGGCGTGCTCTCCGGCGGTGAGCGCAACCGCCTCAACCTGGCGCTGACGCTCAAGCAGGGCGGCAACATGCTGATGCTCGACGAGCCCACCAACGACCTGGACGTCGAGACCCTGTCGGCCCTCGAGGACGCGCTGCTCGACTTCCCCGGCTGCGCCGTGGTCACCTCGCACGATCGCTGGTTCCTCGACCGCATCGCCACGCACATCCTGGCGTGGGAGGGCACCGACGAGAACCCGGCCAACTGGTTCTGGTTCGAGGGCAACTTCGCCTCCTACGAGGAGAACAAGATCGAGCGCCTCGGCGCCGAGGCCGCCCGCCCGCACCGCGTCACCCACCGCCGCCTGACCCGCGACTGA
- a CDS encoding TetR/AcrR family transcriptional regulator — protein sequence MTTTARDRLLDAAVEAFAEHGFGGTTTRDIAARAHMSPAAVYVHHATKEELLFAISLRGHQEALDVLANATSDSASPVEQVASMVRAFSEWHARNSRIGRVVQYEFGALSPDHRAVIADLRRRMEHHMRDALVAGVDEGVLEVTDVRGTARAVLSLSVDLVRWFEAGGAHTAAELGRLHADLAVRMLRPSGA from the coding sequence GTGACCACCACCGCCCGTGACCGGCTGCTCGACGCCGCCGTCGAGGCGTTCGCCGAGCACGGATTCGGTGGCACGACGACGCGCGACATCGCGGCCCGCGCCCACATGAGCCCGGCCGCGGTCTACGTGCACCACGCGACCAAGGAGGAGCTGCTGTTCGCGATCTCCCTGCGCGGCCACCAGGAGGCGCTCGACGTCCTGGCGAACGCCACGTCCGACAGCGCCTCCCCCGTGGAGCAGGTCGCCTCGATGGTGCGGGCGTTCAGCGAGTGGCACGCGCGCAACAGCCGCATCGGCCGGGTCGTGCAGTACGAGTTCGGTGCGCTCTCACCCGATCATCGGGCGGTCATCGCGGACCTGCGCAGGCGTATGGAGCACCACATGCGGGACGCCCTCGTCGCGGGGGTCGACGAGGGCGTCCTGGAGGTGACCGACGTGCGCGGAACGGCGCGGGCCGTGCTCTCGCTGAGCGTCGATCTGGTGCGGTGGTTCGAGGCCGGAGGCGCTCACACCGCGGCCGAGCTGGGACGCCTGCACGCCGACCTTGCGGTCCGCATGCTGCGCCCCAGCGGGGCCTAG
- a CDS encoding GTPase domain-containing protein: MVGVDAPGELLGALSTLLDRVRHAELPLATEDVEGARRLQAGVADQLSDYVLPRLVQLDAPVLVVVGGSTGAGKSTLVNSIVGEVVSESGVLRPTTRSPVLTHHPDDGAWFQADRVLPDLPRTDVPGNSTYGLRLRASSKVPKGLAILDAPDVDSIDEGNRVLAAQLLAAADLWLFVTSAARYADQVPWDYLRQASERSTSVAVVLDRTARDGIVEVRSHLARMMTSRGLSDSPLFTVPETSVDTDGLLPADAVKPIVDWLHDLASNDETRALIVRSTLDGAVRHNVLRSHDLADAYDSQVRAADKLRTAVDDTFAESERAVRAALTDGGLVSGDVAARWQSFVGTGEMLRSVEGKVGRIRERLVDGVTGKRSKADDVAAAIEHDLAVMLVERAESSATVVVAQWASVPAGEALVAARPGLDRAPRDLRARAERVARDWQQQVTEQVRLAVADRRLSTDVLAIGVPGLAVSVMITALGAGGTDAGRISRRVLDAVLSSDVVDRLAAEALSALEIQVVRLAREERARFAALSPDPDLVRESQKTLRDAARRAEYARHLDDLETRVVRGTHSTGQGGTGS; this comes from the coding sequence GTGGTCGGCGTAGACGCCCCGGGCGAGCTCCTCGGCGCGCTCAGCACGCTTCTCGACCGCGTCCGGCACGCTGAGCTCCCGCTCGCGACGGAGGACGTCGAGGGAGCCCGCCGCCTGCAGGCCGGGGTCGCCGACCAGCTCTCCGACTACGTCCTGCCCCGTCTCGTGCAGCTCGACGCGCCCGTCCTCGTGGTGGTCGGTGGCTCGACCGGCGCCGGCAAGTCCACCCTGGTCAACTCGATCGTGGGTGAGGTCGTCAGCGAGTCGGGCGTCCTGCGACCCACCACCCGCTCGCCGGTCCTCACGCACCACCCTGACGACGGTGCGTGGTTCCAGGCCGACCGCGTCCTCCCGGACCTCCCGCGCACCGACGTCCCGGGCAACTCGACCTACGGGCTGCGGCTCCGTGCCAGCAGCAAGGTGCCGAAGGGCCTCGCGATCCTCGACGCGCCCGACGTCGACTCGATCGACGAGGGCAACCGTGTGCTCGCGGCCCAGCTCCTCGCGGCCGCGGACCTCTGGCTGTTCGTCACCTCCGCCGCCCGCTACGCCGACCAGGTGCCGTGGGACTACCTGCGCCAGGCGTCCGAGCGCAGCACCTCGGTCGCCGTGGTGCTCGACCGCACGGCTCGCGACGGCATCGTCGAGGTCCGGAGCCACCTGGCACGCATGATGACGTCGCGCGGCCTGTCCGACTCCCCGCTGTTCACGGTTCCCGAGACATCGGTCGACACCGATGGACTCCTCCCCGCCGACGCGGTGAAGCCGATCGTCGACTGGCTGCACGACCTCGCCAGCAACGACGAGACCCGCGCCCTGATCGTCCGCTCGACCCTCGACGGCGCGGTCCGCCACAACGTCCTGCGCAGCCACGACCTGGCTGATGCATACGACTCCCAGGTGCGGGCGGCCGACAAGCTCCGGACCGCCGTCGACGACACCTTCGCCGAGTCCGAGCGCGCGGTGCGCGCCGCCCTGACCGACGGCGGCCTCGTGAGCGGCGACGTGGCGGCCCGCTGGCAGAGCTTCGTCGGCACGGGCGAGATGCTCCGATCGGTCGAGGGCAAGGTCGGACGCATCCGCGAGCGACTCGTCGACGGCGTCACCGGCAAGCGGTCCAAGGCCGACGACGTCGCCGCCGCCATCGAGCACGACCTCGCGGTGATGCTCGTCGAGCGTGCCGAGTCCTCCGCGACCGTGGTCGTCGCGCAGTGGGCCTCGGTCCCCGCGGGCGAGGCCCTCGTCGCGGCACGGCCGGGCCTGGACCGCGCGCCGCGCGACCTCCGTGCGCGAGCTGAACGGGTCGCGCGCGACTGGCAGCAGCAGGTCACGGAGCAGGTGCGCCTGGCCGTGGCCGACCGCCGACTGTCCACCGACGTTCTCGCGATCGGCGTCCCGGGGCTCGCGGTCTCGGTCATGATCACGGCGCTCGGCGCCGGCGGCACCGACGCGGGCCGCATCAGCCGCCGCGTCCTCGACGCCGTCCTGTCGAGCGACGTCGTCGACCGCCTCGCGGCGGAGGCCCTCAGCGCGCTGGAGATCCAGGTCGTGCGGCTCGCGCGCGAGGAGCGGGCGCGGTTCGCCGCGCTGTCGCCCGACCCCGACCTCGTGCGAGAGTCGCAGAAGACGTTGCGCGACGCGGCCCGCCGGGCCGAGTACGCGCGCCACCTCGACGACCTCGAGACGCGCGTCGTCCGTGGCACGCACTCGACCGGGCAAGGGGGAACTGGTTCATGA
- a CDS encoding PrsW family intramembrane metalloprotease, with protein MTPDAALPPVTDPWRQRGRLPLMIGTVLLGVAAVGLVVFFGFRAESARAVGVGLALGLVPLPLLGLFYWWIDRYEPEPRRYVLAAFLWGTAGAVGIALVGNTFLSESLDLTDAQTATFVAPLVEETAKGLFLVATFLRARRVIGGVLDGLFYAGLVGLGFAFIENIIYYSASYLGGPELGVSGAQGATATFVIRGVVSPFAHPLFTASLGLALGAAVLTRSWWARVPLVLGGWAGSMVLHGLWNGSISYAGIAGFALLYLVLVLVFFGFVALVIVLRQRQFVVLRRSLSYVADRGWIHPAELPWLTWFGYRAQARRHAKVQGGSEAAAAVRRYQSLATQLAFVHDAVMLGRPGRRGVERTLAIRAQMDELRPQLRLPPALAPLPRPVTPAPPRYAVPPVPWS; from the coding sequence GTGACCCCGGACGCCGCGCTGCCACCCGTGACGGACCCGTGGCGCCAGCGTGGGCGTCTGCCGCTCATGATCGGGACGGTCCTGCTCGGTGTGGCCGCCGTCGGCCTGGTCGTCTTCTTCGGGTTCCGGGCCGAGTCGGCCCGCGCCGTCGGCGTCGGTCTGGCGCTCGGTCTCGTGCCGCTGCCCCTGCTCGGCCTCTTCTACTGGTGGATCGACCGCTACGAGCCGGAGCCGCGACGCTACGTGCTGGCGGCCTTCCTCTGGGGCACGGCAGGGGCCGTGGGGATCGCCCTGGTGGGCAACACGTTCCTGTCCGAGTCGCTCGACCTGACCGACGCTCAGACCGCCACGTTCGTCGCGCCGCTCGTGGAGGAGACCGCGAAGGGCCTGTTCCTGGTGGCCACCTTCCTGCGTGCGCGCAGGGTCATCGGTGGCGTCCTCGACGGGCTGTTCTACGCCGGTCTGGTCGGCCTCGGCTTCGCCTTCATCGAGAACATCATCTACTACTCCGCCAGCTACCTCGGGGGCCCCGAGCTCGGCGTCAGCGGCGCGCAGGGCGCCACCGCGACCTTCGTGATCCGCGGGGTCGTGAGCCCGTTCGCCCACCCGCTGTTCACGGCCAGCCTCGGCCTCGCGCTGGGTGCCGCCGTGCTGACCCGGTCCTGGTGGGCCCGGGTGCCGCTGGTCCTCGGCGGATGGGCGGGGAGCATGGTGCTCCACGGGCTCTGGAACGGATCGATCAGCTACGCCGGCATCGCCGGGTTCGCGCTCCTCTACCTCGTGCTCGTGCTCGTGTTCTTCGGCTTCGTGGCGCTGGTGATCGTCCTGCGGCAGCGTCAGTTCGTCGTCCTGCGGCGCTCCCTCTCGTACGTCGCGGACCGAGGCTGGATCCACCCCGCCGAGCTGCCGTGGCTCACGTGGTTCGGGTACCGCGCGCAGGCACGTCGCCACGCCAAGGTCCAGGGCGGGTCCGAGGCCGCGGCGGCGGTGCGCCGGTACCAGAGCCTGGCCACCCAGCTCGCCTTCGTCCACGACGCCGTCATGCTCGGTCGTCCGGGGCGTCGAGGGGTCGAGCGAACCCTGGCGATCCGGGCCCAGATGGACGAGCTGCGACCGCAGCTCCGGCTGCCTCCGGCCCTCGCCCCGCTGCCGCGGCCGGTGACGCCGGCGCCTCCCCGGTACGCCGTTCCACCGGTTCCATGGTCCTGA
- a CDS encoding YceI family protein, with the protein MTVVTPGTWNLDPTHTEIGFSVRHLMSKVRGKFEAFEGSLVTAEDVTDSKVTVEVDLSSISTGTADRDNHLRSSDFFDVETHPKMVFATNGVTQKSDSEFVVNGDLTIKGVTKPLELKVEFLGEGGDPWGGTRVGVEATGEISRKEFGIDFNIPVAGADKAMIGDKISLTINAEAVLQA; encoded by the coding sequence ATGACCGTCGTCACCCCGGGTACCTGGAACCTCGACCCCACCCACACCGAGATCGGCTTCTCGGTCCGTCACCTCATGAGCAAGGTCCGCGGCAAGTTCGAGGCCTTCGAGGGCTCGCTCGTCACCGCCGAGGACGTCACCGACTCCAAGGTCACCGTCGAGGTCGACCTCAGCTCGATCAGCACGGGCACCGCCGACCGCGACAACCACCTGCGCAGCAGCGACTTCTTCGACGTCGAGACGCACCCCAAGATGGTCTTCGCGACCAACGGCGTCACGCAGAAGAGCGACTCCGAGTTCGTCGTGAACGGCGACCTCACGATCAAGGGCGTCACCAAGCCGCTCGAGCTCAAGGTCGAGTTCCTCGGCGAGGGCGGCGACCCGTGGGGCGGCACCCGTGTCGGCGTCGAGGCCACCGGTGAGATCAGCCGCAAGGAGTTCGGCATCGACTTCAACATCCCCGTCGCCGGCGCCGACAAGGCCATGATCGGCGACAAGATCTCGCTGACGATCAACGCCGAGGCCGTGCTGCAGGCCTGA
- a CDS encoding MarR family winged helix-turn-helix transcriptional regulator translates to MDTTTETPWLTEPQQHVWRSYLGATTLLMDRLDRDLRTAHDLSMPEYEILVRLSESPDRSIRMATLAAQVSHSRSRVTHTISRLERKGIVQRTQAVGDGRGVSAVLTDHGFSVLEQAAHTHVRGVHAHLVEHASPEELDVLGRVMQRVVDQLDDNNSCPAP, encoded by the coding sequence ATGGACACGACCACCGAGACGCCGTGGCTCACCGAGCCCCAGCAGCACGTGTGGCGGTCGTACCTGGGCGCCACGACGCTGCTCATGGACCGTCTCGACCGTGACCTGCGTACCGCGCACGACCTCTCGATGCCCGAGTACGAGATCCTCGTCCGCCTGTCGGAGTCACCCGACCGGTCCATCCGCATGGCCACGCTCGCGGCGCAGGTCTCGCACTCCCGCAGCCGTGTGACCCACACGATCTCCCGCCTCGAGCGCAAGGGCATCGTGCAGCGCACCCAGGCCGTCGGCGACGGACGCGGCGTGTCCGCGGTGCTGACCGACCACGGGTTCTCGGTGCTCGAGCAGGCGGCGCACACGCACGTGCGGGGCGTCCACGCCCACCTCGTCGAGCACGCCTCCCCGGAGGAGCTCGACGTCCTCGGCCGTGTCATGCAGCGCGTCGTCGACCAGCTCGACGACAACAACTCCTGCCCCGCCCCCTGA